Proteins encoded together in one Thermococcus barophilus MP window:
- a CDS encoding cation:proton antiporter produces MNVVSAFMVALILLLFSAMLTLIRLILGPTIPDRAVALDSMTTTTAGAMVLYGVVTKQPVFIDVALVYAVLSYIATLYIARYLVKKKVGIA; encoded by the coding sequence ATGAATGTGGTTAGTGCATTTATGGTGGCTCTAATTCTGCTACTATTTTCAGCGATGTTAACTCTAATCAGGCTTATCTTGGGACCAACGATTCCAGATAGAGCAGTTGCTCTGGATTCAATGACAACAACAACAGCAGGTGCAATGGTTCTCTATGGGGTTGTTACAAAGCAACCAGTTTTCATTGATGTTGCGTTGGTATATGCTGTTTTGAGCTACATAGCCACGCTGTACATTGCAAGATACTTGGTGAAGAAGAAGGTGGGGATAGCATGA
- a CDS encoding Na+/H+ antiporter subunit E gives MAFVTSFLWSLIVYLLLTAGSGNIIAWSREELIAGFIIAAVIGYLTRNIMDEKLEYFFNPRRWVLFIVYAIGPFFFAMAKANLDVAYRVITGKIRPGIVKISPGLTRDESRTLLANSITLTPGTFTLEIDEEGNLYVHWINVPPGKEKPTPEELCGYLPKWARRIAE, from the coding sequence ATGGCGTTTGTGACATCTTTCCTGTGGTCTTTGATTGTATACTTACTGCTTACAGCGGGTTCAGGAAATATAATCGCATGGAGCAGGGAAGAATTAATCGCTGGATTCATTATTGCAGCGGTGATAGGATATCTAACAAGGAACATAATGGACGAGAAGCTGGAATACTTCTTTAATCCAAGGAGATGGGTTCTTTTCATAGTATATGCAATAGGTCCATTTTTCTTTGCAATGGCAAAAGCTAACCTTGACGTTGCTTACAGAGTAATAACTGGAAAAATAAGACCTGGCATTGTTAAAATATCTCCAGGTCTTACGAGGGATGAAAGCAGAACTCTTTTGGCAAATTCAATAACTTTAACCCCAGGGACATTTACCCTTGAAATTGACGAGGAGGGTAACTTATACGTTCACTGGATTAACGTCCCGCCTGGAAAAGAAAAACCAACTCCTGAAGAGCTTTGTGGGTATCTTCCAAAATGGGCAAGGAGGATTGCGGAATGA